In Leishmania mexicana MHOM/GT/2001/U1103 complete genome, chromosome 20, one genomic interval encodes:
- a CDS encoding putative N-acetyltransferase subunit Nat1, producing the protein MSSASSTLPPDQQRLFDRMNREYSNREYSKALRTSECILRVVPDHVDTFAGRGLVLYNMERQEEGYESIKQAILLNPKSMVAWHALGMCQRLDKKFGEAVKAFKRALTFDPANTEVLRDLASACIQVRDWPLFLEAREKMVTAKASVRANWVALSCGHRILGHSRIAAAVMDTMTSIMDAGDNPVEVSEAQLYRVELELESGAPQRALELLKKHDSEIIDVETKLLLRAKAHAQLGQRMEAEKRYIEVISMGVSEADSIAALAHLRKIPLDRYLRPAAEYTEKYMEIIDRVLKACPKCHYAKRHALDCVPIEEFRERLAAFTTPYIQRMIPSLFSVLKSLYVDAERAIIIGDVFAMMERELEAKDFSRFGEEANPCYILWVRTFLASHYRRTGEYALAHAYIEKAINHTPTLELLYLEKAKIFAREGKTAEAAEQADLARRLDLQDKYLNSKAAKYYFRDNQVEKGEATMQLFYKPSVVVGDTYLTALESQCYWYEREVGEAFYRKGDYISALQNLLMFERHHEQNHCELSDFHNYVFRRNTMRPWFDVLDCDDNMGRNKFFLKFCPAIVRTYMRIHEKGEEVVRAAHVPRPELKFDEVAADEVKRVKQQQKDYYIGDVVLSEPLVKASRYMGYLLAHRNTEASTHTLAIELYTAAEKPLLVARALLALHQQRYKKTKDLAVAFKTGLYTTTTMDSRVQAIVDEILATVLE; encoded by the coding sequence ATGTCGTCGGCGTCATCCACACTCCCGCCGGATCAGCAGCGCCTGTTCGACCGGATGAATCGCGAGTACTCAAATCGTGAGTACAgcaaggcgctgcgcacgtcGGAATGCATTCTAAGGGTCGTCCCAGATCACGTGGACACGTTTGCCGGCCGCGGACTTGTTCTGTACAACATGGAGAGACAGGAAGAGGGCTACGAATCCATTAAGCAGGCTATCCTCCTCAACCCCAAGTCGATGGTGGCCTGGCACGCGTTAGGCATGTGCCAGCGACTTGACAAGAAGTTTGGCGAGGCAGTTAAGGCATTCAAGCGTGCGCTGACATTTGATCCGGCGAACacagaggtgctgcgcgattTGGCGTCAGCGTGCATTCAAGTGCGCGACTGGCCTCTCTTCCTGGAGGCGCGTGAGAAGATGGTCACGGCAAAGGCGAGTGTGCGCGCAAACTGGGTGGCGCTCTCGTGCGGCCACCGCATTCTAGGCCACAGCAGGATTGCCGCAGCTGTCATGGATACCATGACGTCCATCATGGACGCTGGCGACAATCCCGTCGAAGTGAGCGAGGCACAATTGTATCGTGTGGAGCTCGAGCTGGAGAGCGGGGCACCGCAGCGTGCGttggagctgctgaagaagcACGACAGCGAGATTATCGACGTGGAGacgaagctgctgctgcgtgccaaggcgcacgcgcagctcgGTCAGCGCATGGAAGCGGAGAAACGCTACATAGAGGTGATCTCGATGGGTGTGTCGGAGGCGGACAGCATCGCAGCTCTGGCTCACCTGCGGAAGATCCCGCTCGACCGCTACCTTCGTCCGGCAGCGGAGTACACGGAGAAGTACATGGAGATCATCGACCGTGTCCTGAAGGCGTGCCCGAAGTGCCACTACGCAAAACGCCACGCGCTGGACTGCGTGCCAATCGAGGAGTTCCGTGAGCGcctcgccgccttcaccacACCCTACATCCAGCGCATGATTCCGTCCTTGTTCAGCGTGCTCAAGTCGTTGTACGTGGATGCCGAGCGAGCCATCATTATAGGTGACGTCTTCGCGATGATGGAGCGGGAGCTTGAGGCCAAGGACTTCTCTCGTTTTGGCGAGGAAGCGAACCCGTGCTACATTCTTTGGGTGCGCACGTTTCTCGCATCGCACTACCGCCGCACCGGTGAATACGCGCTGGCACATGCCTACATTGAAAAGGCGATCAACCACACACCGACACTAGAGTTGCTTTATCTGGAAAAGGCGAAGATTTTTGCGCGCGAGGGCAAGACGGCCGAGGCAGCCGAGCAGGCAGATTTGGCGCGGAGGTTGGATTTGCAGGACAAATACCTGAATAGCAAGGCCGCCAAATACTACTTCCGCGACAACCaggtggagaagggggaggcgacGATGCAGCTCTTCTACAAACCgtcagtggtggtgggtgacACCTACCTCACAGCACTCGAGTCGCAGTGCTATTGGTATGAGCGCGAGGTGGGGGAAGCCTTCTACCGCAAAGGCGACTACATCTCCGCGTTGCAGAACCTTCTCATGTTCGAGCGCCACCATGAGCAGAACCACTGCGAGCTCAGCGACTTCCACAACTACGTATTTCGGCGCAATACCATGCGCCCGTGGTTTGACGTCTTGGACTGTGACGATAACATGGGTCGGAACAAATTCTTCTTGAAGTTTTGCCCTGCCATTGTGCGCACCTACATGCGCATTCATGAGAAAGGCGAGGAAGTTGTGCGGGCTGCGCACGTGCCGAGGCCAGAGCTGAAATTTGACGAGGTCGCCGCGGACGAAGTGAAGCGggtgaagcagcagcagaaggatTACTACATCGGCGACGTGGTCCTGTCAGAGCCTCTGGTCAAGGCGAGCCGCTACATGGGATACCTCTTGGCCCACCGAAACACCGAAGCCAGTACGCATACGCTCGCCATCGAGCTGTACACGGCAGCTGAGAAGCCTCTCCTTGTCGCTCGTGCGCTTCTTGCTCTTCACCAACAGCGGTACAAGAAGACGAAGGATCTTGCTGTGGCCTTCAAGACTGGGCTGTACACCACGACAACGATGGACTCTCGCGTGCAGGCCATTGTTGATGAGATTCTTGCCACCGTGCTGGAGTAG